A portion of the Malania oleifera isolate guangnan ecotype guangnan chromosome 3, ASM2987363v1, whole genome shotgun sequence genome contains these proteins:
- the LOC131150171 gene encoding aspartyl protease family protein At5g10770-like, whose translation MPRESCFHLTPSIHFFASSDLRKGSFLEVVHKDGPCFQAPKEKLNTSTHILVQRIAQDQYRVDSLHSKYKLMSTNHRSTVTLPATLGLSMGSLLYVVKVGLGTPATYLSLELDTGSDLTWTQCEPCTLHCYNQTDPIFNPSKSTSYSNIPCKSPLCAQLDAHGCFKNSSCLYSIEYGDNSYSFGFFAKEKLTLTQFDVIENFQFGCGQNNSLLPDVMTSGILGLSQSNASIVSQTAKKYNEVFSYCLPSSPCSLGHLTFGNINDVRHPMSFTPLLKNPHVDFPFYFIELRAISVYGQKLPINISVFLKVGTIIDSGTTITRLPPLAYVALQAAFQKQMSKYRTAQNVEILDTCYNFSKYNYVTIPKISLFFKGDVELNIDASGIIAMLDKKQACLAFAGNADETYISIIGNFQQKTHTVLYDVVGEKLGFGACGC comes from the exons ATGCCGCGAGAATCCTGCTTTCACCTTACTCCATCGATCCATTTTTTTGCATCTTCAG ATCTCAGAAAAGGATCATTTTTGGAAGTGGTTCATAAAGATGGGCCGTGCTTTCAAGCGCCAAAGGAAAAATTAAATACTTCCACTCATATTCTTGTCCAGAGAATTGCTCAAGACCAATATCGAGTAGATTCACTTCATTCAAAGTATAAGCTAATGTCCACAAATCATCGATCAACAGTCACGCTTCCAGCCACACTTGGGCTATCAATGGGTTCATTACTATATGTTGTGAAGGTGGGTCTAGGAACACCAGCCACATATCTCTCCCTTGAACTTGATACTGGTAGTGACCTCACATGGACTCAATGTGAGCCCTGCACGCTACATTGCTACAATCAAACAGACCCAATCTTCAATCCCTCAAAATCCACATCTTATTCCAACATTCCTTGCAAATCACCGTTGTGTGCTCAACTCGATGCTCATGGCTGCTTTAAAAATTCCTCGTGCCTCTATAGCATTGAGTATGGAGATAATTCATACTCATTTGGATTCTTTGCAAAAGAAAAATTAACCTTGACGCAATTTGATGTAATTGAAAATTTCCAATTTGGTTGTGGCCAAAATAATTCGCTACTCCCCGATGTAATGACGTCCGGAATCCTTGGACTCTCCCAAAGCAATGCATCTATTGTGTCACAAACTGCTAAAAAATACAATGAGGTTTTTTCTTACTGCCTTCCATCTTCACCTTGCTCTCTTGGCCACCTCACTTTTGGAAATATAAACGATGTTCGTCATCCCATGAGTTTCACGCCCTTGCTAAAGAATCCACATGTGGACTTTCCTTTTTATTTCATTGAACTAAGAGCAATTAGTGTTTATGGACAAAAATTACCTATAAATATATCAGTATTTTTAAAGGTAGGCACTATTATAGACTCTGGCACTACCATCACTCGCCTACCTCCATTGGCCTATGTAGCCCTTCAAGCTGCTTTTCAAAAACAAATGTCCAAGTATCGGACGGCTCAAAACGTGGAAATTCTAGATACATGCTACAATTTTAGCAAATACAATTATGTAACCATACCCAAGATTAGTCTCTTCTTCAAGGGAGATGTAGAACTGAACATTGATGCATCTGGAATCATTGCTATGCTAGACAAGAAGCAAGCATGCCTAGCTTTTGCTGGGAATGCAGATGAAACATATATTTCCATCATTGGAAATTTTCAACAGAAAACACATACTGTACTCTATGATGTTGTTGGGGAGAAACTTGGCTTTGGTGCCTGTGGTTGCTAG